The sequence ttgttttgaaaattgttgATTTGGGTGTGTCTGGCTGTTTTCTGTTAAATTTCTGCATCTATTGGCCAATCTATTCTGAGAAGTGTAATGGGTTTGCTTTCTGtgtataaaattaatcataagcCTTTCTTGTTGATTGTGGTATCTTGCCGCGTATTGTATCAACTTGTGTTTAAATTATTGTCTATTATGTAGAACAAATGGTTGGTGAATTAGTTTATTTGGAAGTAGAATGTGTATAATGTGCCAAGTTCCTATTAAAATTACACTCCACTCCACTCTTCCTCAATTTGGTAATTCTATATATTTCTGAAGCCAGTTGTCTCAAGTAATACTTAAAATACAGTTTCAATCACATTCATTTTAGCTTTGGGAAGATGTAGCATGGAAGTTTTGTTAGCAAAGAAGAAGTATGTGCTGTGAATGCAATGCTAGCACAGGTTTATATCATCggcaaataaataaagaattacATTCTTTTTTGGAGTATTGTAAacttttttatgtaaaattggaCAAAGTTGAGCCTAAAATATGTTTCTTATACtatattttacttgtaattccTACACTGTCACACTACACTTTAATGTATAAGACTCACACTgcaactttttcaaattttatttttctgataTCTTGAGAAAGTGAACAATTGTTAAAGCGAATGGCTATCTGggatgtctcttttttttttcttttttcttttttgcataaTTAAAATATGGAAAACTGCAGACATGACCCCCTAAAGGTTACACTCCATTCTCACACTCTTTTGTTATGATTGACCTTTTCATGTGTGTGCATTTTCTTTACTTATTATCATAAATACATTGGAAAGCTGCAGACATGACCCCCCTAAAGGTTACACTCCATTCTCACATACTCTTTTGTTAAGATTGACCTTTTCATGTGTGTGCATTTTCTTTACTTATGATCATAAATACATTGGAAAACTGCAGACAGCAGACCGAAGCTAGTCACAGGATCCCCTGAAGGTTATTCTGGACATGTAGATGGGAGAACTAGAGAAGCGAGGATGAACCACCCAAAGGGGCTTACAGTTGATGACAGAGGAAATATTTATATTGCAGACACTATGAATATGGCTATCAGGAAGATAAGTGAAGCTGGTATATGCTATATATGATTTtcttgttaataaaaaaatcactctAAAACTATTCTTTGTTTTGGTGTTACAGTTGTGAATTTCTATTTGTTTCTAACATGGTTGGAATTTCTACCTGCAGGTGTTACAACAATTGCAGGAGGGAGATTGGGCCGTGGAGGGGGTCATGTCGATGGACCAAGTGAAGATGCAAAATTTTCAGACGACTTTGATGTGGTTTACATTGGTAGCAGTTGCTCCCTACTAGTCATAGACAGAGGAAACCAAGCTATCAGGGAGATCCAACTCCACTTTGATGATTGTGCTTATCAATATGGAAGTGGTTTTCCTCTTGGTAAACAACTTAGTCCAAATTGTAtcctttatatttttctatgcTATTGACCAATATGTACTATTTTTCATCGTTGCAGGAATTGCAATGCTTGTTGCAGCTGGCTTCTTTGGGTACATGTTGGCATTGCTGCAACGTAGAGTGGGTACAATTATGTCTTCCCAGGAAGTGAGTAATCTCGTCTTCTGCACTCTACAAGATAAATATCTGCTCATTTGATGGTGTATAATTTATGCTTGATTATAGAATTACCCACCGTAATTATGTTAGAATCTAGATCAGTCTGAAATGTCATTCAAAAGAGTGAGTTATTCATCAATTCTTTTGCCATGCACGTGtttggaaattgaaaaattagatcCAGGAATACTTTCCGGTCTAATCTTATATCTTGTACTGAaggaaaatttataattgaaaacAAATGTTGTCTGGCAAGCTGTAGCCAagttattctttttctttttctttttttcctttctttctaaTGAAATCACTGCATGAAAAAGCACCGAGTATTCACCCTCAGTATTTTGTACTATGTATTAGCCATATGCTAAGAGCAACTTTAACATGAGATGATGCAGATATCATTTTTTGTAGTTCAAAATGCTGCTTATTTGCTGTAGCATGAATAAAGTTTCTAGTGTCTTTTGTGAAAAAATGAAACCTTCATTCATCTTTTATCTCATGCTTTTAAAGGATCAGGGTCCAACAAAGACAAGCATTCCATCAAACCCGTATCAGAAGCCTCCAAAGTCTGTCAGGCCACCATTAATCCCAGCAGAAGATGAACAGGAGAAGCAAGAAGAAGGCTTCTTTGGATCCATTGGAAAGCTTCTTGTCAACACTTGGGCATCAGTAGTGGAGATTCTGGGAGCAATATTTCCTGTGTTTAGAAAGAAGGAGCCACTAGACTATGAATATCAAAACCAGCAGTATCAGCAGCAACAAAAGCACTCAAATGTTTGGCCTATGCAAGAGAGCTTTGTGATACCCGATGAAGATGAGCCCCCTTCAATTGAAACCAGAACCTCGACTCCACGTAAAACCTACCCTTTCATGTCCAAGGATGCTGAAAAGATACACCAATTGCGTCAAAGTCGAGTTTTCTATAACGGTGGGTGGGATGGCGATcttcagcagcagcagcagcagcataAGCAGAAACAGCAGCATCATCATCATAGGTATTATTCGTCCATCCCACATACTTACTATGAGCAGAGCTGTGAGCAAACCAATGAAGTTGTTTTTGGGGCAGTTCAGGAACAGGATGGAAAGCGTGAACCAGTGGTGATAAAGCCTGTTGATTATGGAAATCCCATGTTTGATCATCACAACATTCGCTCTCGAAGTAATTATATGGGATATCACCATGGCTATTGATCATATACATATAAGAGATCTCTTAGTTTTGACCTTGTTCCTTATTGTTCGTCCTTTAAAATTTAGGTTATAGGTGGTACCAAGATTTCtttctgggaaaaaaaaaaagaaaaaaagaaaaagaaaaaagaggagtGTATGTGGGAAGCTTTGCAAATATGAGATTTACTGATTCTGGCAAAAACATCAGAGGCACACTGGCCCTTCTATCAATGGTACTGAAATTGAAGGATGAGCTAAGATTTTTCCCTACTCTATTTAATTTCCATTGAAAATTTACTTCCATAGTTCCATTATCTCTTATTCGGAAAGCCAATGTTTTAAAATAGTTTCTACATTCTTCAAAGAAGAGAACACCACTCACCACAAGAAATTGTGTTGTACTGATGACAGTGGCTCTAAGTTCTTGTAAACATATCTCTGTGTCATCTACAATTCTACAGACATCTGAGCTCACTATGATTACCCAATGCCTCCCCAGGGTCCAATAatgtgtattctaggagatgagGTGATGGGAGGTGAGAGGACATGGAAGGGAAAGGGTGATTGTTGGAATATGCTGTACTAAAGTGATGGCTCAATGCCTTCCCAAGTGCCCAATGACATGTGCAGACGTTTGGAATTTTGGAAGGAGACAAATGAGCAGGGAATGTTGACATTTAGGAGTGATCACACCATAACGGTCTAATTACCTATTTTTCCTAAAGCTTAAGAGATGGTAAATTAACCCAGGTGGGTTGGCCAAGTGGTTGGGCACTTGGTCTCAAAGTACTTGTCCCAGGTTCGACTGGGTGTGCTCTTCGGTTTGAGTCTAGGTACCtgcactttgaaaaaaaaaaacccttaggCTAGCgatttacccccccccccccccccactagGGTCTATCAGTTGTGAACAGTGGAaaaccggaaaaaaaaaaagaaaaaaaaaaaaagaaaaaaaaaaagaaagatggtAAATTTACTTATTTAATCTGACAATAACAATGATGCACCCCTCACACTATATATTTCCCACTTTGACTCGTAGAAAAGTTGGTGGTAACATATTTTCCATGCAGTTAGTTTCTCTAGTAGATGGACATGATTCTTACAAagggtttgtttgtttctatAGTTACAATCCTTCAAGAGGGGTGTAAGGGTGGTTTTGAATAAATTCCAAATCTCCAGGCCATCTTATCCTTGCCCTCTCTCATTTTTAGACAAACTCTTTGCATGTGATTTCTATCCTTACAGGACTTCTAGGACCAACAAGGAGAGAGGAAGAGTGACTGGGGgaatgtctctctctctctctcgtcatTCCAAACATATTCGATTAGACATGTACACATTTCTGAATGAAGAGAAATGAGAGGAAGGGTAGTTGGAATAAACCGTAGGCATAGGCATTTTGTACCAGACGTGCAATTTAtatccaacattttttttttgggaaagaaTTTATATCCAACATAACTGTATTACTTCTAACTTGTGCAAAACTTATCCAGAGTGGAGGTcaataacattatattttttttacaaaggatgatcaatgataattttttaatgcaatATGTCTCTCTTGAAAACACCAAGAAATCTTAGTTGACTTAAAGGCTCTTGGCTATAATGATTTTaaccatattttaattattttatctcaatataaatttcaatgaaTTTACAAATTCATCCACCAAATTTCCTTGCTACAAGGTTAGGCTTGACACCAATGCACAAGAGTTGACACGATTCAAACATGTGACAAACATTAGACAT comes from Castanea sativa cultivar Marrone di Chiusa Pesio chromosome 3, ASM4071231v1 and encodes:
- the LOC142629828 gene encoding uncharacterized protein LOC142629828 isoform X4 translates to MGKNVLVLGLTLLVLFGAVSSASTSASPAKIINGIFSNAVSFCMKWLWSLKSTTKTAISGRPMMKFESGYTVETVFDGSKLGIEPYSVEVLPGGELLVLDSANSNLYRISASLSLYSRPKLVTGSPEGYSGHVDGRTREARMNHPKGLTVDDRGNIYIADTMNMAIRKISEAGVTTIAGGRLGRGGGHVDGPSEDAKFSDDFDVVYIGSSCSLLVIDRGNQAIREIQLHFDDCAYQYGSGFPLGIAMLVAAGFFGYMLALLQRRVGTIMSSQEDQGPTKTSIPSNPYQKPPKSVRPPLIPAEDEQEKQEEGFFGSIGKLLVNTWASVVEILGAIFPVFRKKEPLDYEYQNQQYQQQQKHSNVWPMQESFVIPDEDEPPSIETRTSTPRKTYPFMSKDAEKIHQLRQSRVFYNGGWDGDLQQQQQQHKQKQQHHHHSSGTGWKA
- the LOC142629828 gene encoding uncharacterized protein LOC142629828 isoform X3 gives rise to the protein MGKNVLVLGLTLLVLFGAVSSASTSASPAKIINGIFSNAVSFCMKWLWSLKSTTKTAISGRPMMKFESGYTVETVFDGSKLGIEPYSVEVLPGGELLVLDSANSNLYRISASLSLYSRPKLVTGSPEGYSGHVDGRTREARMNHPKGLTVDDRGNIYIADTMNMAIRKISEAGVTTIAGGRLGRGGGHVDGPSEDAKFSDDFDVVYIGSSCSLLVIDRGNQAIREIQLHFDDCAYQYGSGFPLGIAMLVAAGFFGYMLALLQRRVGTIMSSQEDQGPTKTSIPSNPYQKPPKSVRPPLIPAEDEQEKQEEGFFGSIGKLLVNTWASVVEILGAIFPVFRKKEPLDYEYQNQQYQQQQKHSNVWPMQESFVIPDEDEPPSIETRTSTPRKTYPFMSKDAEKIHQLRQSRVFYNGGWDGDLQQQQQQHKQKQQHHHHRNRMESVNQW
- the LOC142629828 gene encoding uncharacterized protein LOC142629828 isoform X2: MGKNVLVLGLTLLVLFGAVSSASTSASPAKIINGIFSNAVSFCMKWLWSLKSTTKTAISGRPMMKFESGYTVETVFDGSKLGIEPYSVEVLPGGELLVLDSANSNLYRISASLSLYSRPKLVTGSPEGYSGHVDGRTREARMNHPKGLTVDDRGNIYIADTMNMAIRKISEAGVTTIAGGRLGRGGGHVDGPSEDAKFSDDFDVVYIGSSCSLLVIDRGNQAIREIQLHFDDCAYQYGSGFPLGIAMLVAAGFFGYMLALLQRRVGTIMSSQEGPTKTSIPSNPYQKPPKSVRPPLIPAEDEQEKQEEGFFGSIGKLLVNTWASVVEILGAIFPVFRKKEPLDYEYQNQQYQQQQKHSNVWPMQESFVIPDEDEPPSIETRTSTPRKTYPFMSKDAEKIHQLRQSRVFYNGGWDGDLQQQQQQHKQKQQHHHHRYYSSIPHTYYEQSCEQTNEVVFGAVQEQDGKREPVVIKPVDYGNPMFDHHNIRSRSNYMGYHHGY
- the LOC142629828 gene encoding uncharacterized protein LOC142629828 isoform X1; this translates as MGKNVLVLGLTLLVLFGAVSSASTSASPAKIINGIFSNAVSFCMKWLWSLKSTTKTAISGRPMMKFESGYTVETVFDGSKLGIEPYSVEVLPGGELLVLDSANSNLYRISASLSLYSRPKLVTGSPEGYSGHVDGRTREARMNHPKGLTVDDRGNIYIADTMNMAIRKISEAGVTTIAGGRLGRGGGHVDGPSEDAKFSDDFDVVYIGSSCSLLVIDRGNQAIREIQLHFDDCAYQYGSGFPLGIAMLVAAGFFGYMLALLQRRVGTIMSSQEDQGPTKTSIPSNPYQKPPKSVRPPLIPAEDEQEKQEEGFFGSIGKLLVNTWASVVEILGAIFPVFRKKEPLDYEYQNQQYQQQQKHSNVWPMQESFVIPDEDEPPSIETRTSTPRKTYPFMSKDAEKIHQLRQSRVFYNGGWDGDLQQQQQQHKQKQQHHHHRYYSSIPHTYYEQSCEQTNEVVFGAVQEQDGKREPVVIKPVDYGNPMFDHHNIRSRSNYMGYHHGY